A genomic region of Chlorobaculum parvum NCIB 8327 contains the following coding sequences:
- a CDS encoding SDR family NAD(P)-dependent oxidoreductase, with translation MKNFELNLKSTMLCCREAVKIMKPQSYGRIVNMSSLVYRGSPGQFSYAASKGGIFSFTRSLALTLGAHNITANALAPALVEVEVFVRALGPERWAALAKASAERYPLGRIATPDDVARAALFFASDDAAFITGQILEISGGARL, from the coding sequence ATGAAGAATTTCGAGCTCAATCTGAAATCCACCATGCTCTGTTGCCGTGAAGCGGTTAAAATCATGAAGCCGCAATCTTATGGCCGGATCGTCAATATGAGCTCGCTGGTGTATCGCGGGAGCCCGGGCCAGTTCAGTTACGCAGCCTCGAAAGGGGGGATCTTCTCGTTCACCCGCTCGCTTGCCCTGACGCTTGGGGCGCATAATATCACAGCCAATGCGCTTGCGCCCGCTCTGGTCGAGGTGGAGGTCTTTGTTCGCGCACTTGGCCCGGAACGGTGGGCAGCTCTCGCCAAAGCGTCAGCAGAACGCTATCCATTAGGCCGGATCGCTACGCCCGATGATGTGGCCAGAGCGGCACTCTTTTTCGCTTCGGACGATGCGGCGTTCATTACCGGCCAGATCCTCGAAATTTCCGGCGGCGCAAGACTGTAA
- a CDS encoding Nif11-like leader peptide family natural product precursor, giving the protein MSLSSARAFLDKIMADDELRLQLVDDLLKSRMELIKKAGFEFTEEELDHAKSNMPPGALGHEGGWFCQVLLDERNKRGGYCGGGVWH; this is encoded by the coding sequence ATGTCACTTTCTTCAGCCAGAGCATTCCTTGACAAAATTATGGCAGACGATGAACTGCGTCTTCAGCTTGTGGACGATCTCCTGAAGTCAAGAATGGAGCTTATCAAAAAGGCAGGATTCGAGTTTACCGAGGAGGAACTCGATCATGCAAAATCGAACATGCCTCCCGGAGCGCTTGGCCATGAGGGTGGGTGGTTCTGCCAGGTGCTGCTTGACGAGCGTAACAAGCGCGGTGGCTATTGCGGTGGCGGCGTATGGCACTGA